One genomic segment of Mycolicibacterium gilvum includes these proteins:
- a CDS encoding polyketide synthase produces MRVSGDPVVIAGMALEAPGGIDTPDAYWAMLAEEREVLGPFPTDRGWAVRDLLDGSRREGFKRIHDRGGFLAGAAQFDPEFFGISPREAVAIDPQQRVALRVAWRALENAGINPDTLAGREVGCYVGASYLGYGGDLAEFTAHSGHLLTGTTLGAISGRIAYVLGLGGPALTIDASCTGGLAALHVAVSALRAGDCDVALTGGVCVLGSPGYFVEFSSQHALSDDGHCRPYSAHASGTVWAEGAAMFVLTRRSVAQREGYPVLAEILASGVNSDGRTKGMTAPSGDAQARLFRRTLDLAGVRPDQIGMIEGHGTGTRLGDRTELHSLATTYGATRPGSGGVLGSVKSNIGHAQAAAGPLGLAKVLVAAEHAAIPRSLHTDQPSREIDWETQGLTLATKLTRWPAVDGRRLAAVSAFGMSGANAHAIVAVPDGGTS; encoded by the coding sequence GCGGGTTAGTGGGGATCCGGTCGTCATCGCCGGCATGGCGCTGGAGGCGCCCGGGGGCATCGACACCCCGGATGCCTACTGGGCGATGCTGGCCGAGGAGCGGGAGGTTCTCGGCCCCTTCCCGACCGACCGCGGCTGGGCGGTGCGCGACCTTCTGGACGGGTCGCGGCGCGAGGGTTTCAAACGTATCCACGACCGTGGTGGATTCCTGGCGGGCGCGGCGCAATTCGATCCGGAGTTCTTCGGTATCTCCCCACGGGAGGCTGTCGCGATCGACCCGCAGCAGCGGGTTGCGCTGCGCGTCGCCTGGCGTGCGCTGGAGAACGCCGGCATCAACCCGGACACGCTGGCCGGTCGGGAGGTCGGCTGCTACGTCGGCGCCTCCTACCTCGGCTACGGCGGGGACCTGGCAGAGTTCACCGCCCACAGTGGGCATCTGCTCACCGGGACCACGCTCGGTGCGATCTCCGGACGCATCGCCTACGTGCTGGGTCTCGGCGGGCCTGCGCTGACGATCGACGCGTCGTGCACCGGCGGGTTGGCGGCGCTGCACGTCGCCGTCTCGGCGCTGCGGGCGGGGGACTGCGACGTCGCGCTCACCGGCGGTGTCTGCGTGCTCGGGTCACCCGGCTACTTCGTCGAATTCTCCAGTCAGCACGCCCTTTCCGATGACGGGCACTGCCGTCCCTACAGCGCACACGCCAGCGGCACCGTCTGGGCCGAAGGCGCGGCGATGTTCGTGCTGACCCGGCGGTCGGTCGCGCAACGCGAGGGGTATCCGGTGCTCGCCGAGATCCTCGCCAGCGGTGTCAATTCCGACGGCCGCACCAAGGGCATGACCGCTCCCAGCGGCGACGCCCAGGCCCGACTGTTCCGGCGGACCCTGGACCTCGCGGGTGTGCGCCCCGACCAGATCGGCATGATCGAGGGTCACGGTACCGGCACCAGGCTCGGCGACCGCACCGAATTGCACTCGCTGGCAACGACGTACGGAGCCACCCGACCCGGAAGCGGGGGAGTGCTCGGATCGGTGAAGTCCAATATCGGACACGCCCAGGCCGCCGCGGGCCCGCTCGGGCTCGCCAAGGTCCTGGTCGCTGCGGAGCACGCCGCGATCCCGCGGAGCCTGCACACCGATCAGCCCAGCCGTGAGATCGACTGGGAGACCCAGGGGTTGACGCTCGCCACGAAGCTCACCCGGTGGCCGGCGGTCGACGGCCGCCGGCTTGCCGCCGTGTCGGCGTTCGGGATGAGCGGTGCGAATGCGCACGCCATCGTGGCCGTACCGGACGGCGGGACGTCGTGA